In uncultured Desulfuromonas sp., the genomic stretch CAGACAACCTCTCTGCCAAAGCGATTGACACTACGAAACAGAAGGTCACGTTGCTGTTCGGGCATGTTCTCCAGTTCGTCCAACACCAACGGTAAAGATTGTGATTCTCTGCTGGAACTCGCCATCGCCACCTCTAATCAATAAATTTTGCCCAACGAAGATAGATTCTGTACAGCTTATCTTAGTCTGGTAAACTCGTTACACGACAGACATTAAAACCTTACCACAAAGTTTTGATTGCGCTCACATCCACCGTGTCTTCGCGAGGCTGCAATGGCTGAACTTTTAAAAATTCTTTTTGTTGATGATGAAGCAAATGTATTGAAATCGCTGCGACGCCTATTTCTGGACGACGAGGAGTACGACATCCTGACGGCATCTTCCGGTATGGAGGGACTTGAAATCATCGAAGAAAATAAAGACATCCTTGTTGTCATTTCCGATTACCGGATGCCCGAGATGACTGGGGTGGAATTTTTGGCTCAGGCGACTGAGCTGCTCCCTCATTCCATACGGATTGTCCTGTCCGGCTATGCCGACACCGCAGCGGTTGTTGAAGCTATCAACATTGGCCATATTTATAAATTTATTCCCAAGCCATGGGACGATGACCAACTACGTATTGATATTCACAATGCCGTTGAAACGGTGCTTCTTGACAGGAAAAACCGCCAACTCAGTGATGAACTTGAGCGGCGGAACAAAGAGCTCAAAGAGCTGAACAACGGATTGGAAAAAGAGGTTGAAAAACGCACGACATCACTGCGCCTTCGCAGTCAGGTTTT encodes the following:
- a CDS encoding response regulator, whose translation is MAELLKILFVDDEANVLKSLRRLFLDDEEYDILTASSGMEGLEIIEENKDILVVISDYRMPEMTGVEFLAQATELLPHSIRIVLSGYADTAAVVEAINIGHIYKFIPKPWDDDQLRIDIHNAVETVLLDRKNRQLSDELERRNKELKELNNGLEKEVEKRTTSLRLRSQVLQLAQDILDSLPIAVLGIDLEDQIVQINQQGIDLLADEGKILLGAPVKGTLPPELLKLVEEIKHHGKANMELNWQNIKVTGIGSFLDNNKERGMIISLTPR